A single region of the Chitinophaga niabensis genome encodes:
- a CDS encoding DinB family protein — protein sequence MEHTATIAQATETSIVYLTKNYIRYNAWANTTLVNWLRTKEESVLEQEVPSSFPSVRKTLFHILQAQQYWLSIIRRDETPNINWEESKTLEEVFSAIVAQSEEFVAFLDSMSAEQIDEKTMVVSPWFQSDFANFEYIMHVVNHGTYHRGQITTIGRNLGFTDAPMTDYNFFNIHGK from the coding sequence ATGGAACACACTGCAACTATCGCCCAAGCAACCGAAACATCTATCGTTTATTTAACAAAGAACTATATCCGGTACAATGCCTGGGCTAATACTACCCTGGTTAACTGGCTCAGGACCAAAGAAGAAAGTGTATTGGAACAGGAAGTGCCTTCCAGCTTTCCCAGTGTGAGAAAAACCCTCTTCCATATCCTGCAGGCGCAACAATACTGGTTATCTATTATCAGAAGGGACGAAACCCCTAATATCAATTGGGAGGAAAGCAAAACCCTGGAAGAAGTGTTTTCCGCTATCGTAGCGCAATCTGAAGAGTTTGTGGCTTTCCTGGACAGCATGTCTGCAGAGCAGATCGATGAAAAAACAATGGTAGTGAGTCCCTGGTTCCAATCAGACTTCGCCAATTTTGAATATATCATGCATGTTGTGAACCATGGCACCTACCACAGGGGGCAGATCACGACAATCGGCCGGAACCTTGGTTTCACCGATGCTCCCATGACAGATTATAATTTCTTTAATATCCATGGGAAGTGA
- a CDS encoding RNA polymerase sigma factor, giving the protein MPLITDKHLLIKLKEGDEQAFRELYVRHHRQVLAFAIHLTHSAVDAEDILQDTFLRIWTNRSQLPDIERFDSYIFMIARNRTLDHLRKVALQQRLIDQVWANISDISEENPAIELDARESKHLVHQALEALSPQKQTVFQLSRQQGLSHEEIAQQLGLSKSRVKNLLVETLKHLRVFLARHSSLLTIFF; this is encoded by the coding sequence ATGCCGCTGATAACTGACAAACACCTGTTAATAAAACTGAAGGAGGGCGACGAGCAAGCTTTCCGGGAATTATATGTGCGGCATCACCGGCAGGTATTGGCTTTCGCGATCCATTTAACCCATTCCGCCGTAGATGCGGAAGATATCCTGCAGGACACTTTTCTCCGGATCTGGACCAACCGTTCCCAATTACCTGATATTGAACGCTTCGACAGCTACATTTTTATGATAGCCCGCAACCGTACCCTGGACCATTTACGTAAAGTAGCCCTTCAGCAAAGGCTGATAGACCAGGTATGGGCCAACATCTCCGATATCTCCGAAGAAAACCCGGCCATAGAACTGGATGCCCGGGAAAGCAAACACCTGGTCCACCAGGCGCTGGAGGCCCTGTCTCCTCAGAAACAGACCGTTTTCCAGCTAAGCCGGCAACAAGGGCTGAGCCATGAAGAGATTGCCCAACAGTTGGGCCTCTCCAAAAGCCGGGTAAAGAACCTGCTGGTAGAAACCCTCAAACACCTTCGGGTATTTTTAGCCAGGCATTCCAGCCTGCTGACAATATTTTTCTAA
- a CDS encoding FecR family protein encodes MPYDPSRITYLLQRYTDKSCTREELEELFAVIAAAENDETLHQFMEAEFHRFNGEESFPQVDTESVYASIVKKEPRRIFTLPRVAAAAAVLLLATWWFTQTNRTTTVPEITAEKKPILPGSDKATLTLADGSTVTLDSAGNQVISRGDTKISQQNGQLLYSSAGKTAEGYNKLSTPRGGQFRVVLPDGTKVWLNSASSLRYPMAFTGKERIVELEGQGYFEVAQNAEQPFKVKANEMEVQVLGTHFDIMAYADENTVNTTLLEGAVQVKEGNTARLLKPGQQAILKSHAFTVQEADVKKVTAWKNGLFVFNDMALPAILREVARWYDVEIVYETTPGTELYGGGIARKLNLENVLTLLEGSGFNHFRVEGRKVIVLP; translated from the coding sequence ATGCCGTACGATCCGTCAAGAATAACATACCTGCTTCAACGCTATACAGATAAATCCTGTACCAGGGAAGAACTGGAAGAATTGTTTGCTGTGATCGCGGCGGCAGAGAACGATGAAACCCTGCACCAGTTCATGGAAGCCGAGTTTCACCGTTTCAACGGGGAGGAATCATTCCCCCAGGTAGATACGGAAAGCGTTTATGCCAGCATTGTTAAAAAGGAACCAAGGCGGATCTTTACCCTCCCAAGAGTAGCTGCCGCCGCAGCAGTTTTATTATTAGCCACCTGGTGGTTCACACAAACAAACAGAACAACTACCGTCCCGGAAATAACAGCAGAAAAGAAACCCATCCTCCCTGGCAGCGACAAAGCCACTCTTACTTTAGCAGATGGTTCCACCGTAACGCTGGACAGTGCAGGCAACCAGGTGATCAGCCGCGGCGATACAAAGATCTCCCAACAGAACGGACAATTATTATATAGCAGCGCAGGAAAAACAGCAGAAGGTTACAATAAATTATCTACTCCCCGCGGTGGTCAGTTCCGTGTAGTATTGCCGGACGGTACCAAAGTATGGCTGAATTCCGCCTCCTCTCTCCGCTACCCTATGGCCTTTACGGGAAAAGAAAGGATTGTGGAGCTGGAAGGGCAGGGATATTTTGAAGTGGCGCAGAACGCAGAACAGCCTTTTAAAGTAAAGGCGAATGAGATGGAAGTACAGGTACTCGGCACCCATTTCGATATCATGGCCTATGCAGATGAAAACACCGTGAACACCACTTTGCTGGAAGGGGCCGTACAGGTAAAAGAAGGAAATACAGCCCGTTTGCTGAAGCCCGGCCAGCAGGCCATTTTGAAGAGCCATGCTTTCACCGTACAGGAAGCCGATGTAAAGAAAGTGACCGCCTGGAAGAATGGACTTTTTGTATTCAACGACATGGCCCTGCCGGCTATCTTAAGAGAAGTGGCCCGCTGGTACGATGTAGAGATCGTATATGAAACAACACCCGGTACAGAACTCTATGGAGGCGGTATTGCCAGGAAGCTTAACCTGGAAAATGTGCTCACCCTGCTGGAAGGGAGCGGATTCAACCATTTCAGGGTAGAAGGAAGAAAAGTGATCGTATTACCATAA